Below is a window of Poecilia reticulata strain Guanapo linkage group LG8, Guppy_female_1.0+MT, whole genome shotgun sequence DNA.
AGCTTAGCAAAACTGCTAAGTCTTAGCACTGATGctgtagagttttttttttttgtgctttttagaGACTAACCTCAAAACATTGATGTTTGGATATTCGTTTGTATTCTTCTCTTCACGCCTAAAAACCCATAATGTTCACCAGGAAGCTAGACTGTTttgaatataaaaagaaaatgttgacattATAAACCGTTAAACCTGACTCCTGGGGTTTAACGTGATGCTATGGTGCTCTGGAAGTctcatctgaaatatttatttcgaagcagaaaaataatgaagagTAGGAGTAAACAAGCTGTTGGTGTTTAGTTGGAGATTAATTTAGCGTGAGTTTCGCTTTGACGCTGGTGCATCAACATTTGAATGATGTGACTCATCCTAACCTTTGTTTCTCAGGAAATTCGTCTGATCAGATTGTGGAAGTCGGAGCTGTGTTGCTGAAGGAGTAAGTCAACGTCGGATCTGACTTTTCGTTTTCTCCTGTTACACTGGAAATAGATGCGATTACTACGACTTGTATTTGTCCTGTTGCACATTATGGTGGCTTGTATTACTGTCTTCAAGTTGATATTACCATTTTAATCTGGGCCCTAGATGGCTCAGTTAGAGCAGGTCCACCGTGTGGAGATGCTACTGTCGTCAACTCAACCATCTTGACTTTAATTTTTRATCTTGCCATTGTATTCAATGTTTTCTGCCTGctactatatttttttttactatgaaCATTGGACACCCAACATAATGAGGCTTTTTGTCTGAAACTCTTTCTACTTTGGTAAAATGCAGCAGAAGAATGTAAAGATTATTTTGTTAGAAGACATTTAAGTATTTTCTGTCTCGCCAGGCAACTCATGTTACTGAGTGTCTAATGACAAAAGAATTTTAAAGATtgtatattattatatattatattgaTAGAACATATGTATACTTTTTCAAGACATGCCTGAGTTATGTGTGGGACACTCTGACTAAAACATACCCTAAGGCTCATCAAACCGGTTTAAGCttctcaagaagaagaagaagaaaaaaaaaacaataacatgaaTGCTGGGTACAGAGTGTTCAGACAGAAGACTCTAATTAGTCTCTTagcataattaataaaaatgacttttgctgtaacaataacaaaaatttGTAACATTTGGCTTAGCAtatgtttaacatattttaacaaaacttaTGTAATTATATTCATACGTGTGATTAAGTTCtgatatatatgttttttatatattattctATAATAGAAAGTCAATATGTGAACAAGCCACCAGACGTTGGGTGCTAGCAGACGCCTAgacctgtcgcgataaacgataaataaattaatcggacgataaattaaacctatcgacctcattttaattatcgtctttatcgtctcttccggccttttttctttctgttaatgacactgaatgaaaaaggctcagctctGGTGCTCTTcgctgaccctcccttcctcatttccttagtgtaatgtccagcgcacacgacacgagttgtcggcccattttcaaaccctgagagaccacaccgtagccgacagaaatcctaggtataacggctcgatcgggttcgtcgtgccgtgtggtgtccagccacatgggcacaaaataatggctacaagtccagttaactaattttaaaaccaggcattaatNNNNNNNNNNNNNNNNNNNNNNNNNNNNNNNNNNNNNNNNNNNNNNNNNNNNNNNNNNNNNNNNNNNNNNNNNNNNNNNNNNNNNNNNNNNNNNNNNNNNNNNNNNNNNNNNNNNNNNNNNNNNNNNNNNNNNNNNNNNNNNNNNNNNNNNNNNNNNNNNNNNNNNNNNNNNNNNNNNNNNNNNNNNNNNNNNNNNNNNNNNNNNNNNNNNNNNNNNNNNNNNNNNNNNNNNNNNNNNNNNNNNNNNNNNNNNNNNNNNNNNNNNNNNNNNNNNNNNNNNNNNNNNNNNNNNNNNNNNNNNNNNNNNNNNNNNNNNNNNNNNNNNNNNNNNNNNNNNNNNNNNNNNNNNNNNNNNNNNNNNNNNNNNNNNNNNNNNNNNNNNNNNNNNNNNNNNNNNNNNNNNNNNNNNNNNNNNNNNNNNNNNNNNNNNNNNNNNNNNNNNNNNNNNNNNNNNNNNNNNNNNNNNNNNNNNNNNtttttttttttgtttttggttgttttgttaatttagtttatcagttccagtgttacgtgttcttttgaaaatacagtgtatctatcaggaaatcgcatgtattattagtcatttccattaaatcagtgtcaaaaKgtcttgaaacaatattatcgtttatcgcaataaatttttagacaattaatcgtccagcaaaatttgttatcgtgacagaccTACAGACGCCCAATatgatttactttttaatgttggattttatttaggattgGAGTCgggataaattaaaaaacacttgTACTTTTTTTGAGATTGTACTTTTTCAGCTTTAGACTAACTTTTGAGCTTCTTTTGACATCTGGACCTGAagcattgtttttgttcaaggTCTATAGTGGTTTATTTGGGTAGgagattattttaaagtgattCTATCTGTCCCTGTCTTGTACACAGCCTGTTACCTTAGAGCCACTGCTGATCAAAccgcttttttattttagtggcTTTGTAACATATTATTGTGTTATAAATTCTGTGTCAAAGTGTCCGGGACTGcagagcaaacatttttttctgttttgcccGAGTAGCTTCATTTATGAGCGGATGCGGCGGCACGTAGACGGTGATGCCGTGGTGACCAGAGAGCAGCTCGGCGCACAGGAGCTGTGTGACCCAAACCACAAGAAGCTCGCTCAGTGCCTTCAGCAGATCGGAGACGAGCTGGATGGAAACATGGAGCTACAAAAGTAGATGAACTCTCTAAATTCCAACACaaaatttgtaaatgtttactCTGTCGGCACTTGCCCTCACTTCCAAATTGACTCWgaaaataatgttttctctAGGATGATAAACGACTCYGCCCTGAGCCCGTCAAAAGACGTCTTCATGAAAGTTGCCTATCAGATCTTTTCTGATGGTAGATTCAACTGGGGCCGAGTGGTTGCRCTCTTTTACTTCGCCTGTCGACTCGTCATAAAAGTATGTGAAAGCTCCTCTGCGGTTCATCTGTTTGGGATTATTACTGAAtaataaagtgattttttttctttcttcctcccaTCCATTTTTAAGGCCCTTGTAACCAAAATTCCTGATATCATCAGAACAATAATTAACTGGACAATAGACTACCTCCGGGATCACGTGATCAACTGGATAAGAGAGCAAGGCGGCTGGGTAAGGAATCATTAATTACTTCTGATCGTGTTTACAAACAGTACTGTGTAAAACTAACCAGGGAACCCTAAGAGTAAAAGTAGCTTCTCGTGATGTCATTTTAGGAAAATGTGTAGAATTTGTTCAATTCCAAGTTTTTCTTACTATTTTACCTCTATGCAATCAAAGTTTGTAGGCATTAATGGATCTcctaacgtgacaaaatgttgatAGTGTGTTACAKTTACGTTAGGACATAAGAATTTTTAAGCTAAGATCGGATCACTCTGAGAATCTTTGCGAGTATAGGTCCAGACTTGTTGTATGAATAATTTGAATAGTTCCCCAAACTTTGGAgtcttttgaaacaaaaaaacattcaacaagcAAAATGTAGTGTAAATAATTGTTGtggtttaaaactttattttttattgttttttttttttttttcaggagggAATTCGTTCCTACTTCGGCACTCCCACTTGGCAGACGTTGGGGGTTTTCCTGGCCGGTGTTCTTACCACTGCTTTAGTCATGCGCAAGATGTGAAAGCCGCTCTAGGAGCAGNNNNNNNNNNNNNNNNNNNNNNNNNNNNNNNNNNNNNNNNNNNNNNNNNNNNNNNNNNNNNNNNNNNNNNNNNNNNNNNNNNNNNNNNNNNNNNNNNNNNNNNNNNNNNNNNNNNNNNNNNNNNNNNNNNNNNNNNNNNNNNNNNNNNNNNNNNNNNNNNNNNNNNNNNNNNNNNNNNNNNNNNNNNNNNNNNNNNNNNNNNNNNNNNNNNNNNNNNN
It encodes the following:
- the LOC103468662 gene encoding apoptosis regulator BAX, whose translation is MAEGGGGDQGNSSDQIVEVGAVLLKDFIYERMRRHVDGDAVVTREQLGAQELCDPNHKKLAQCLQQIGDELDGNMELQKMINDSALSPSKDVFMKVAYQIFSDGRFNWGRVVALFYFACRLVIKALVTKIPDIIRTIINWTIDYLRDHVINWIREQGGWEGIRSYFGTPTWQTLGVFLAGVLTTALVMRKM